The DNA window GCGGCGGCGCCGGCGGCGGGGCCTACCAGATGGTCGGCACCGTCGGCCAGGCGGCGATCGGCCGCCTGAGCGGGCCGAGCTGGCTGCACGAGGCCGGCTTCTGGGCCGGGCCGCCCTCGCCCACGGCCGTGGACGCGATCCCGGCCGCCCCCTGGCTCGGCCAGAACTACCCCAACCCCTTCAACCCGAAGACCACCATCGCCTACGGCTTGCCCAAGGCGGCCCATGTGGAGCTGGTGCTCTTCGACCCGACGGGGCGGCGCGTGGCCGTGCTCGTCGATCAGGACCAGCCGGCGGGCCGGCAGGAGTTCACGCTCAAGGCCGACGATCTGGCCAGCGGCGTCTACTTCTACCGCCTGGTCGCCGGCGACTTCCGGGAGACGCGCAAGCTCGTTCTCCTTAAATGAGGTGCGATGCCCCCTTCGCCTCGCGCGCGTTGTTTCGCGCCGCGCGAGCGGAGGGGGCGAGCGCCCTAGCGCGCGCGACCCGGAGTCGATCCGGCGCCCCACCTAACCGCTGTACTCCTCCCTCGGCACGGGCGGCGCATCTCCAGGCAGTCGCCGGCCGCCGGGCTGTGCTATCCTCATCGCGATGCTGCACTCGTCCGGGAGGAGCCCCATGCCTCGCCTCGCCCTCGCCTGCCTGCTGCTCGCCGCCCTCGCCAGCACCGCCACCGCCGAGCGCGGCGACGTCATCGCCGACTTCGAGTCGGGCACGGTCACGCTGGGGAGCTACCCCGGCCAGGACGCCGACCCCGGCGATTGGGAGCTCATCACGAGC is part of the bacterium genome and encodes:
- a CDS encoding T9SS type A sorting domain-containing protein codes for the protein MRTPLLLLGLAAALLAAASPGLAAIEMPRSVVAGGGGGAGGGAYQMVGTVGQAAIGRLSGPSWLHEAGFWAGPPSPTAVDAIPAAPWLGQNYPNPFNPKTTIAYGLPKAAHVELVLFDPTGRRVAVLVDQDQPAGRQEFTLKADDLASGVYFYRLVAGDFRETRKLVLLK